The genomic stretch ATTTCCAGTGCGGTTCCATTGGAGAAATCATTGAGTCGACGCCCTGTGCTCCTGACATGTATTATGCATTGCATCGCCTACCTTGAAACATTTATAGGAAGGCAAACACATCAAGTGAATTATGCAACCACTGTACAAACAGATACAGTGCTGATTAATTTGAGCCATTTATTGAGGGACATGGTGTGGGAAATTGGCAACTGTTAGGTaagtgtgtgtggacatgtgtgtTTGTCCTTCTGGCTCAAGGTCTTTCTGAATTTAAATGTTTACCTTATTGCATTACACCACTGTCACTATTACAACCTTTAGGCCGGCAATTTATTTTTCCCCCTTCTCCTCAAGTACTTTGCATAGACTGTTGTTTCATAATATCTCAATATTAAACAATATTCTGTTTAAAACTACTGTACAGCAGCATCACATTGTGTGTTGTGTTTAGGTAACAGTCTCTATTTAATCATTGAAAGGTCTGTGACGCATGAGAAGGCAAGCATGTTCTTGTTTCTTTTCCAAATGGCCTTGAAATACGCAGCAAGAACTCAAAGGAAATTCACATGCATCATTTTACcggaatattttttttaaaccatgcAATTGACATTAGGACATCTTgcattttaaaaaactttttcaAGGCATGTAATTTAGATTACACATGTGGCAACCGCTAAATGTCAGATGAGCACATGCACTGCTGATGATAGATCAGTGCTTTACTAGAACAAGACACGTGACCAGAACAGGAAGTCACCAACACAGCAGCAGGCTGAAAACATTGAAAGACGGTAAGGGGTTTTAGGTCCTTATATAAGAATAATTAATTAACTAAATAAAATGTTTAGCTTGTTAACAGTGTGAATGACTTTTGGCTTTTTTGTCGTCGAGTGAGCTCGCTAGCTTGCTtgccaattttagctagctaaattagcacTAGCTAGCAGCTACATTAGCTGGCTAGTTATGCTAGCATCCAATATACATTATCTTCCCCTTTCATCTGCGCTAGCAGCCACTGTTGTTTTTCCAATGCAGTTAGCTCCTCCTAATTCACGGAATCGTCGTTGACTAATCTCTGCATATGTACTGCAGGTAAAGATTTCCGCATGCGCCGAAGCTGGCCCTCTTGAGGCGCGGCAACCTGAATCCCAAAACAACCCCTATAGGCCGTACTCCTTTCACCTGATTTATGCGCGAGGCACGTGACTACACAGCGCGCTGTGACGAATTCTAGAGGTGTGAGCCATACTTCCGCCCTAGGCCCTTGTTAAgatctaaaaaaataaaaaatcatttaAATACTAAAATACTAGGATAGGTAAACATTGTGGTTGAAGATCCTGCCCTCTAGGCTAGTTGAAAGTGTTGCCAGTTATCTATCTATAGCTAATCCTCTCAGATCTTCGCCTGCCTAGGGTAGTGGTGAGGGGTTGATTTGTAATTGAGAGGGCTAGCATATTATCACTTCAGGCTATTTTACTTCTATTTACAGATCATTCTCTTTCAGAAAATGGACACTCGGTTCACGAGAGGAAAGTCAAACATCCTGGAACGGCCTCTAACCCGTCCCAAGACTGAAGTCAGTGTGAGTGCCTTTGCACTGCTCTTCTCTGAGATGGTGCAGTATTGCCAGAGCCGCGTGTACTCTGTGTCCGAGCTCCAGCAACGCTTGGCAGACCTGGGTCAGAGCGTTGGCGCCAGTATGCTGGATGTGCTGGTGCTGAGGGAGAAGAATGGGAAGAGGGAGACCAAGGTGCTTAACATACTGCTCTTCGTCAAGGTATGTGCTTGCATGGGATCAAGGTAGATAAGTTCATATGTAACAGTCTGATAAGGTGTAACACTTGTCATTATGCCCATGCATAAGTACATGTCTATAATTTTCAATTTGCTTCATATAGGTGTCAGTATGGAAAGCCATGTTCGGTAAGGAGGCAGACAAGCTGGAGCAGGCCAACGATGACGACAAGACCTACTACATCATAGAGAAGGAGCCACTGATCAACGCTTACATCTCTGTGCCCAAGGAGAACAGCACACTAAACTGTGCTGCATTCACCGCTGGCATCGTAGAGGCCATTCTCACACACAGTGGCTTCCCTGCCAAGGTCACAGCCCACTGGCACAAGGGCACCACGCTCATGATCAAGTTTGATGAAGCTGTGATAGCCAGAGACAAGGCCCTGGATGGCAGATAGATGAGAGAGTGTTGGTGTACACATGCTAGAATAAGAGAATGATGAAGTTGATCATCATTCTCACTAGGTCTCAATATGCTCTGCCGTGTGAACGAGCCAGTAATGTGAGATATGGACtgagtgggtgagtggtttgTCTGTAGACAAGTCTGCATAGGAGTAGTTGAGttgtgaatatacagtatattgagaaGTGAAACAGGATGTCTTTGTATCACCACATGAGAGAGCGTAAATATGaatgaatgtttagaatgttaatCCCAATTCTGAGCTATTATATTTATTTGGTCCAAGGAGAGTTCATATGAGACAACATTTATAAAGGTCAATGTTTCTTGTGAATCTCCTCAGTCAGTCAACCCTTATCTAATGACTTTGACATGACTTTGACATTCTCACTGACAGTGTATCTTAAACCATCTCTTATGACTGCATAGGACATCATCTCTTGTTTTTGATATCTCAAGACATTTCTGAATCACACAAAGGACCAACACATTGAAAATATGGACTGCAGTATAATA from Oncorhynchus tshawytscha isolate Ot180627B linkage group LG09, Otsh_v2.0, whole genome shotgun sequence encodes the following:
- the LOC112258819 gene encoding trafficking protein particle complex subunit 5 produces the protein MDTRFTRGKSNILERPLTRPKTEVSVSAFALLFSEMVQYCQSRVYSVSELQQRLADLGQSVGASMLDVLVLREKNGKRETKVLNILLFVKVSVWKAMFGKEADKLEQANDDDKTYYIIEKEPLINAYISVPKENSTLNCAAFTAGIVEAILTHSGFPAKVTAHWHKGTTLMIKFDEAVIARDKALDGR